From Mustela nigripes isolate SB6536 chromosome 13, MUSNIG.SB6536, whole genome shotgun sequence, one genomic window encodes:
- the SRP14 gene encoding signal recognition particle 14 kDa protein isoform X2, translating into MVLLESEQFLTELTRLFQKCRLSGSVFITLKKYDGRTKPIPRKGSVEGFEPSDNKCLLRATDGKKKISTVVSSKEVNKFQMAYSNLLRANMDGLKKRDKKSKSKKSKAAQ; encoded by the exons ATGGTGCTCCTGGAGAGCGAGCAG TTCCTGACGGAGCTGACCAGACTGTTTCAGAAGTGCCGGTTGTCGGGCAGCGTGTTCATCACCCTGAAGAAGT ATGATGGTCGAACTAAACCCATTCCAAGGAAGGGTTCTGTAGAGGGCTTTGAGCCCTCAGACAACAAGTGTCTGTTAAGAGCTACTGATGGGAAAAAGAAGATCAGCACTGTG gTGAGCTCCAAAGAAGTGAACAAGTTTCAGATG GCTTACTCAAATCTATTGAGAGCTAACATGGATGGGCTGAAGAAGAGGGACAAAAAGAGCAAGAGTAAGAAGAGCAAAGCAGCACAGTGA
- the SRP14 gene encoding signal recognition particle 14 kDa protein isoform X1 codes for MVLLESEQFLTELTRLFQKCRLSGSVFITLKKYDGRTKPIPRKGSVEGFEPSDNKCLLRATDGKKKISTVEEKCHVCQKTAEVSSKEVNKFQMAYSNLLRANMDGLKKRDKKSKSKKSKAAQ; via the exons ATGGTGCTCCTGGAGAGCGAGCAG TTCCTGACGGAGCTGACCAGACTGTTTCAGAAGTGCCGGTTGTCGGGCAGCGTGTTCATCACCCTGAAGAAGT ATGATGGTCGAACTAAACCCATTCCAAGGAAGGGTTCTGTAGAGGGCTTTGAGCCCTCAGACAACAAGTGTCTGTTAAGAGCTACTGATGGGAAAAAGAAGATCAGCACTGTG GAAGAAAAGTGCCATGTGTGTCAAAAAACTGCAGAG gTGAGCTCCAAAGAAGTGAACAAGTTTCAGATG GCTTACTCAAATCTATTGAGAGCTAACATGGATGGGCTGAAGAAGAGGGACAAAAAGAGCAAGAGTAAGAAGAGCAAAGCAGCACAGTGA
- the SRP14 gene encoding signal recognition particle 14 kDa protein isoform X4 has product MVLLESEQFLTELTRLFQKCRLSGSVFITLKKYDGRTKPIPRKGSVEGFEPSDNKCLLRATDGKKKISTVEEKCHVCQKTAEVSSKEVNKFQMI; this is encoded by the exons ATGGTGCTCCTGGAGAGCGAGCAG TTCCTGACGGAGCTGACCAGACTGTTTCAGAAGTGCCGGTTGTCGGGCAGCGTGTTCATCACCCTGAAGAAGT ATGATGGTCGAACTAAACCCATTCCAAGGAAGGGTTCTGTAGAGGGCTTTGAGCCCTCAGACAACAAGTGTCTGTTAAGAGCTACTGATGGGAAAAAGAAGATCAGCACTGTG GAAGAAAAGTGCCATGTGTGTCAAAAAACTGCAGAG gTGAGCTCCAAAGAAGTGAACAAGTTTCAGATG
- the SRP14 gene encoding signal recognition particle 14 kDa protein isoform X3, translating into MVLLESEQFLTELTRLFQKCRLSGSVFITLKKYDGRTKPIPRKGSVEGFEPSDNKCLLRATDGKKKISTVEEKCHVCQKTAEVSSKEVNKFQMGTRQ; encoded by the exons ATGGTGCTCCTGGAGAGCGAGCAG TTCCTGACGGAGCTGACCAGACTGTTTCAGAAGTGCCGGTTGTCGGGCAGCGTGTTCATCACCCTGAAGAAGT ATGATGGTCGAACTAAACCCATTCCAAGGAAGGGTTCTGTAGAGGGCTTTGAGCCCTCAGACAACAAGTGTCTGTTAAGAGCTACTGATGGGAAAAAGAAGATCAGCACTGTG GAAGAAAAGTGCCATGTGTGTCAAAAAACTGCAGAG gTGAGCTCCAAAGAAGTGAACAAGTTTCAGATG